CCATATCCAAATTGAAGCCATTTAACGATTCCGGCCTGTTGAGCCCAATTGTGGCCACCCCGCCTTCTTGGACATAGGTTAATGTCTGGTACATTTATTTTCTCCTCCCGAGAAATATTTTTTCCAATTCTTAAAAACTCTTCTCCAAGGCGTTCAGTCCAACCGAGTACCACCACAGACATTCCAAGATTGCCCGGTCACAAAACTTGCCGCGTCGCTGGCCAAAAATGCGATCACCGCCGCTACTTCTTCTGGTTTTCCCGCTCTTTTAAGAGCACATCGCTTGACATAAGCCTTGATGGCCATTTCATAAGACAGGTTATCGGCCATTGTCATCATCGGTGTTTCAATCAACCCGGGGCAAACGACATTAATATTAATTCCATTATCGGCAAATTCCCTGGCCAATGAGCAGGAAAGAGCCATGATAGCCCCTTTACTGGCACCATAGTGACTGGAACCCAATGCTGAACCTTCCTTGCCCGCTATGGAGGCTACGGAGACAATCTTGCCATACCCACTCTCCACCATTGAAGGTAAGGCCAATTGAATGCAGTTCACGCATCCCTTATAATTGACGGCTAACATTCGGTCATGGTTCTCAGGGGTTAACTTTAAGAATGGAACAGACTCCCAAATGCCGGCAACGTTCGCCAGAATGTCGATCTTTTCAAATTCCTTTAAAATATTTTGAAATACTATCCGTAAGGCTTGGAAATCGGCAACATCTGAAACATAAATTTTACAGACTCCACCCTGTTGACCTATTATTTGGCTTACGGATTCGAGATTCTGCCGATCAATGTCGATCAGGGCCACAGGGGCTCCCCTCTCCGAAAGAGTCAGGGCAGTGGCTCGACCGATACCGCTT
The Deltaproteobacteria bacterium DNA segment above includes these coding regions:
- a CDS encoding SDR family oxidoreductase; amino-acid sequence: MDKFRLDHQVAVITGAGSGIGRATALTLSERGAPVALIDIDRQNLESVSQIIGQQGGVCKIYVSDVADFQALRIVFQNILKEFEKIDILANVAGIWESVPFLKLTPENHDRMLAVNYKGCVNCIQLALPSMVESGYGKIVSVASIAGKEGSALGSSHYGASKGAIMALSCSLAREFADNGININVVCPGLIETPMMTMADNLSYEMAIKAYVKRCALKRAGKPEEVAAVIAFLASDAASFVTGQSWNVCGGTRLD